In the genome of Bacillus thuringiensis, the window CTGAATACGCCATTATACCTAGTACTAATACAAGGAAAACAAGTGAGAAATATGAGCTTAATGGGTATAAAGGCATTTTATACGATAACTTTTGTTTATTTTGAGTAGGTAAGCTTTTACGGAATTTAATTTGAGCAACTAATATAATTCCCCAAGTCCAAATTGCGCCGAAAGTTGAAATGCTAGTAAGCCATGTAAATACCTTTGCAGGTACGAGATAGTTTAATATAACACCAATGAGTAAAACGATAGCGGTTGCTACAATTCCTTGGCTTGGAATGCCGTTTTTATTTAAACGACCAAATCTTTCAGGAGCTTTTTTCTGCTGAGCTAATGTAAATAGCATACGGCCTGTACTAAATAAACCACCGTTACAAGAAGAAAGAGCTGCTGTTAATACGACAAAGTTAATAATACCTGCTGCTTTTGCGATACCAATTTGCTGGAATGTTAATACGAATGGGCTTCCTTTCTCACCAAGTTCGTTCCATGGATAAATTGCCATCATAACGAATAGAGCTCCTACGTAGAACAGTAATATTCTCCAAAACACGTTATCAATTGCTTTTGCGAGTGTTTTCTTCGGATTTTGAGCTTCACCAGCTGTAACACCGATTAATTCAACGCCTAAATAAGCGAATAGTACCATCTGCATGGAGAGTAGTAACCCAGAAAAACCATTTGGGAACCAGCCACCATGTGACCAAAGGTTTGAAATACCAGTAGCGATACCACCGTTTCCGAATCCGAATAAAATAATACCAGCGCCGACTACTATCATACAGATAATTGTGACAATTTTAATGAGAGCAAACCAAAACTCAAGTTCTCCAAATACTTTTACCGATAAGAAGTTAAAAGCGCTCATTAACAATAGAGCAAGTAACGCCCAAGTCCAGCGCGGGATATCTGGAAACCAGTACTGCATGTAAATACCAGCTGCTGTAATTTCAGCCATACAAGTAACAACCCATAAGAACCAGTAATTCCAACCAGTAATATAACCAGCGAGTGGGCTGATATAATCATATGCATATTTACTAAAAGAACCGGCAACAGGTTGTTCAATTGCCATTTCCCCGAGAGCTCGCATAATGAAAAAAATAACGAGTCCGGCAATCATATAGCCTAG includes:
- a CDS encoding amino acid permease, producing MQHTNKSGTLNRGLKERHITLMSLGSAIGVGLFLGSASAIKLAGPSILLGYMIAGLVIFFIMRALGEMAIEQPVAGSFSKYAYDYISPLAGYITGWNYWFLWVVTCMAEITAAGIYMQYWFPDIPRWTWALLALLLMSAFNFLSVKVFGELEFWFALIKIVTIICMIVVGAGIILFGFGNGGIATGISNLWSHGGWFPNGFSGLLLSMQMVLFAYLGVELIGVTAGEAQNPKKTLAKAIDNVFWRILLFYVGALFVMMAIYPWNELGEKGSPFVLTFQQIGIAKAAGIINFVVLTAALSSCNGGLFSTGRMLFTLAQQKKAPERFGRLNKNGIPSQGIVATAIVLLIGVILNYLVPAKVFTWLTSISTFGAIWTWGIILVAQIKFRKSLPTQNKQKLSYKMPLYPLSSYFSLVFLVLVLGIMAYSEDTRIALIVGPIWLIGLAIVYYMKGFHKIDETPNSKIS